A stretch of DNA from Triticum dicoccoides isolate Atlit2015 ecotype Zavitan chromosome 2A, WEW_v2.0, whole genome shotgun sequence:
AGCGATCATCGAAGGCCGGGCAGTGGGCGACGCCGAAGGTGTGCGCGCCGGAGAGGGCCACCAGGTCCGTCACGTTCAGGCCGCGGTCGCCGAAGGACTTGATGAGCTTGTCCACGGGGTGGAAGGGCGCCGGCAGCAGGCCGACCTGGACCGGCGACGCCGGGAAGAAGGAGTCGCGCCGGCCGAGGGCGACCTCGAAGCGGGGCCCGCCGGCCAGGACGAGCGACTCGCGGGTGGCGAGCACGGTGATGTCGGCGCACGAGACCGTGCGGCTGCAGGCGCTGTGCACGCGCATACGGATGCGGTCAATGAGGTCCAGCGCCACCCTGCGGAGCGTCTTGTTGGGGATCTCGTCCTGCTCCGTGCCGGGGCCCTCGATGAGCACCGACCCGTCGCAGCCCTGCAACATTATTATTAGGGTAAAATATGTCATGCATTGATtttgatacatacatacatacacatttTCGACATGGATACGCACCTGCGGGAAGCAGTCGTGGAAGAGGATGCGGATGAGCGCCGGCGCCACGCCGGAGTCGTTCTTGAAGGCCTCCCCCACGTGGAACGCCACGATTTGCTCCAGCGGAGGGCACGTCACCGCGTGGAAGTCAGGGGACAGACCCCCGGCGGTCGCCGCCGAGAGGGACGACTGCACGGCGCAGACCAAGGCCAGGACGACCACGGCGGCCGCCGCTGCTCTAGACGCCATTGTTAGCTGCTAGCTCTGTTGCTCTAGCTGAGCTTGT
This window harbors:
- the LOC119357243 gene encoding peroxidase 12-like, which gives rise to MASRAAAAAVVVLALVCAVQSSLSAATAGGLSPDFHAVTCPPLEQIVAFHVGEAFKNDSGVAPALIRILFHDCFPQGCDGSVLIEGPGTEQDEIPNKTLRRVALDLIDRIRMRVHSACSRTVSCADITVLATRESLVLAGGPRFEVALGRRDSFFPASPVQVGLLPAPFHPVDKLIKSFGDRGLNVTDLVALSGAHTFGVAHCPAFDDRFKNGFDTNPAIDPKFATGLRNKCAKDTPEGTLKQNLDVRTPDVFDNKYYFDLIARQGLFKSDQGLFDHPTTKRMATRFSLNQDAFFEQFARSMAKMVNMDLLTGDRGEIRARCAVRGTPPRIQAAAAGDDEGISADM